In the Candidatus Syntrophosphaera sp. genome, one interval contains:
- a CDS encoding LPS-assembly protein LptD, with translation MKRSALFLALLLMLCQLPLLAQGDALNNALPAIPAPSDTLFYNPAKEDSLFYAADSMAYNHSLDQIRLFRNTSVRYQEFTISSDSLLVDLKAKRAYSQGNTVMQDGDQILLGANVAYDMDTRTGLMTDGVSRLERGFYSGEKIRMVDGNTYDVDNGSFTTCENAEPDFWFTASQLRVYRGDKVVGRPVIAYVNHLPVFYFPFITIPIRRGRHPGFLIPEPGYNSVDGKFLRDIAWYYPYKDYADAVLSLDLIEKTGWKAGLKVDYLERYKHAGSFNAAYQKKVSYPQTFYDWYLRATHHHELGNRSTFDMNIDFVSNKRMWESSTDLDESLAQRVTSNLSYRKPLLNSFLSVGASYTEDLINDRASVSLPSASFSLPSRPVYEIFYKPDRSPDAWWSNLSYNYNVRFDHIGQSSDPDRNVRDLIWNNVPDPADSTLFLTQHNLGMKHNLGLAYNWKLRGWLGVQHGLAYSEAWFDRDKENNQLVRGNDYRAYTNANFNIYGIRNFRRGWLKSLRHILTPSAGISLHPDFRDNSRFYSFGGIGLNSADEAANLNLSLDQKWQIKYGKDDRKINDLFALTSNVSANLLKEGGKPFGILSHRASFRPGSFDLGTLRVTGSRYRLEKISLGYSSQYTLSHNPYKLQFDDWKPSSQYFSQALTLTGSAPYAKYFSKEKNRIFDPYQPQDSLQVIAESFVAGGDKNTWKLSLSQDLYGTSSILDPSSHNLRLDTSLKLTDNWSVTYGNYYNLKTQELISQSLKLSRDLHCWKLDLSYSRRNEFWEYRITLFNTALPDALRFSTHDSKRY, from the coding sequence ATGAAGAGATCCGCCCTGTTCCTCGCCCTGCTCCTGATGCTTTGCCAGCTTCCGCTCCTTGCCCAGGGAGATGCTTTGAACAACGCACTGCCGGCCATTCCGGCCCCTTCCGACACCCTGTTTTACAATCCCGCCAAAGAAGATTCCCTCTTCTATGCGGCGGACAGCATGGCCTACAACCATTCTTTGGATCAGATCCGCCTGTTCAGGAACACCAGTGTCCGCTATCAGGAATTCACCATCAGCAGCGACTCCCTGCTGGTGGACCTGAAGGCCAAACGAGCTTACAGCCAGGGAAACACGGTCATGCAGGATGGCGATCAGATCCTGCTGGGCGCTAACGTTGCCTACGATATGGACACCCGCACCGGGCTCATGACCGACGGAGTCAGCCGCCTGGAAAGAGGCTTTTACAGCGGTGAGAAGATCCGCATGGTGGACGGCAACACCTACGATGTCGACAATGGTAGCTTCACCACCTGCGAAAACGCCGAGCCGGATTTCTGGTTCACGGCCTCGCAATTGCGTGTCTACCGGGGCGACAAGGTGGTCGGCAGACCCGTGATCGCCTATGTGAACCACCTGCCTGTCTTCTATTTTCCCTTCATCACCATCCCCATCCGGCGGGGAAGGCATCCAGGCTTCCTGATCCCGGAGCCTGGCTACAACAGCGTGGATGGCAAATTCCTCAGGGACATTGCCTGGTATTATCCCTACAAAGACTACGCGGACGCAGTACTGAGCCTCGACCTGATTGAAAAGACGGGTTGGAAAGCCGGCCTGAAGGTAGATTATCTGGAGCGCTACAAACATGCCGGGTCCTTCAACGCCGCCTACCAGAAAAAGGTCAGCTATCCCCAAACCTTCTACGACTGGTATCTGCGCGCCACCCACCATCACGAGCTGGGCAACAGGTCCACTTTCGACATGAACATCGATTTCGTGAGCAACAAGCGGATGTGGGAAAGCAGCACCGACCTCGATGAAAGCCTTGCCCAGCGGGTCACTTCGAACCTTTCCTACCGCAAACCGCTACTGAACTCATTCCTCAGCGTCGGCGCTTCCTACACCGAGGACCTGATCAACGACCGGGCCTCGGTTTCCCTGCCCTCGGCCTCCTTCTCGCTCCCTTCCCGGCCGGTCTATGAGATCTTTTACAAGCCCGACCGCAGCCCCGACGCGTGGTGGAGTAACCTGAGCTACAACTACAATGTCAGATTCGATCACATCGGCCAGAGCAGCGATCCGGACAGGAATGTGCGAGACCTTATCTGGAATAACGTCCCGGACCCTGCCGATTCCACACTTTTCCTCACCCAGCACAATCTGGGCATGAAACACAACCTTGGACTGGCTTACAATTGGAAGCTGCGGGGCTGGCTCGGAGTACAGCATGGCCTTGCCTACAGCGAAGCCTGGTTTGACCGCGACAAGGAGAACAACCAACTGGTGCGGGGCAACGATTACCGCGCCTATACCAACGCCAACTTCAACATCTATGGGATCCGGAACTTTCGCCGGGGCTGGCTGAAATCCCTGCGCCACATCCTAACGCCTTCCGCGGGAATCAGCCTGCATCCGGACTTCCGGGATAATTCCCGATTTTACAGCTTTGGTGGGATCGGGCTGAACAGCGCTGATGAGGCGGCGAACCTGAACCTCTCCCTGGACCAGAAATGGCAGATCAAATATGGAAAGGACGACCGCAAGATAAACGACCTCTTTGCCCTGACCTCAAATGTCTCTGCCAATCTGCTCAAAGAAGGCGGCAAGCCCTTCGGGATCCTATCACACCGGGCCTCTTTCCGCCCCGGAAGCTTCGATTTGGGAACTCTGCGCGTGACCGGGTCCCGCTACCGACTGGAAAAGATATCGCTTGGCTACAGTTCACAGTACACTCTTTCCCACAATCCCTACAAGCTACAGTTCGACGATTGGAAACCTTCCAGCCAGTATTTTTCCCAGGCCCTCACTCTCACAGGATCCGCTCCCTACGCCAAATATTTCAGCAAGGAAAAGAACCGCATCTTCGATCCCTACCAGCCTCAGGACAGCCTCCAGGTCATAGCCGAAAGCTTTGTCGCCGGTGGGGACAAAAACACCTGGAAACTCAGCCTCTCGCAAGACCTTTACGGCACCAGCAGCATCCTGGACCCCAGCTCCCACAACTTACGCCTTGACACCTCGCTCAAGCTCACAGATAATTGGTCTGTCACCTACGGCAACTATTACAACCTCAAGACCCAAGAGCTGATCTCGCAATCGCTGAAGCTCAGCCGTGACCTCCATTGCTGGAAGCTCGACCTCAGCTATTCACGGCGCAACGAATTCTGGGAATACCGAATCACTCTCTTCAACACAGCCCTGCCGGACGCCCTGCGCTTTTCCACCCATGACAGCAAAAGGTATTAA
- a CDS encoding DUF4147 domain-containing protein, with protein sequence MSNLHHGIYQSYLQLMHRFCQYPQLLKLLDAEKFSPRVRVLAIGKAAWKMASLCAALLAQKGFEHDGFVLTKRGHSLGPIPSLKVLEAGHPIPDAFSLAHSARIVDWLGSIPAREDLVVLLSGGSSALFELLPENATLQELSDINSQLLKSGKSIAEINRKRRELSLLKGGKCLDLVNSKRVHVYAVSDVEGNDPQIIGSGPFTPEIPASKTLDGWRYKPPGKELRYHIVADNRSFCSQLATDLRQQGCKVYLEPSFQNSPLPKFAEQLREILRRADNPRFRLHPPFIQIFGGETPLKVTGPGTGGRCSHLALSLAATLSRYKNSALFCFATDGSDNVCGNGGSYSDSGTRVKLRYAGIELAKAKRDCDSYTALKAIHHILPAPLLATNVNDVFILSVGYDLEKPLSANSRDNFDIFEGIL encoded by the coding sequence CGATTGGCAAGGCGGCCTGGAAAATGGCTTCCCTCTGCGCTGCTTTGCTGGCTCAAAAAGGCTTTGAACATGATGGATTTGTGCTCACCAAACGCGGGCATTCACTCGGCCCCATCCCCAGTCTGAAGGTTTTGGAAGCCGGACACCCCATTCCTGACGCCTTCAGCCTGGCCCACAGCGCCCGGATCGTCGACTGGCTGGGTAGCATCCCTGCTCGGGAGGACCTGGTTGTATTGCTTTCCGGGGGCAGTTCCGCCCTATTCGAGCTCTTGCCGGAAAATGCAACACTGCAGGAACTTAGCGATATAAACTCCCAACTCCTTAAGAGCGGAAAAAGCATCGCCGAGATCAACCGCAAGCGGCGCGAACTCTCACTGCTGAAAGGAGGAAAGTGCCTGGACCTTGTCAATTCCAAACGCGTCCATGTCTATGCCGTTTCTGATGTGGAGGGCAACGATCCACAGATTATCGGCTCGGGCCCGTTCACGCCTGAGATACCAGCTTCCAAGACCCTGGATGGGTGGCGTTACAAACCTCCGGGCAAAGAGCTGCGCTATCACATTGTGGCCGACAACCGCTCGTTCTGTTCACAATTGGCCACGGACCTGCGCCAGCAGGGATGCAAGGTGTACTTGGAACCAAGCTTCCAAAACAGCCCCTTGCCTAAATTTGCAGAACAACTGCGGGAGATTCTGCGTCGGGCCGACAATCCCAGATTCCGGCTACATCCGCCTTTCATCCAGATCTTTGGCGGTGAAACACCTTTGAAGGTCACCGGTCCTGGAACTGGCGGACGTTGCAGCCATCTGGCCCTGTCGCTGGCGGCAACTCTCAGCCGTTACAAGAATTCCGCCCTCTTTTGTTTTGCCACTGACGGAAGTGACAACGTCTGCGGCAATGGCGGGTCCTACTCGGATTCAGGCACTCGCGTAAAACTGCGTTATGCCGGGATCGAACTCGCGAAAGCCAAAAGGGACTGTGACAGCTACACCGCCCTCAAGGCCATCCACCACATATTGCCGGCACCGCTCCTGGCCACGAACGTCAACGACGTGTTTATCCTATCCGTGGGTTACGATCTGGAAAAGCCGCTCTCCGCAAACTCCAGAGACAACTTTGACATCTTCGAAGGAATCCTCTGA